One Tissierellales bacterium genomic window, CCTCTTTAGTCTTTCTTTTTACCTGCCTTTAAAATATTTATTGTAATTTAATATACTTCCATTTATCAGTTCTATATCTAACAACTATACCTACCCATCTAGTTATTTGATCGAACAACATGGCAATCCATGCTCCAATTAACCCCATTCCTACTATATTAATAAGTATATATGCTACCACCAATCTAATGACTACCACACCTGTCATAGTAACGATTAAAGTTGATACAGTATCTCCAGCACCTCTTAAGCCACCGGAAATGGCAAATGCTGATGCTTGGAAGGGTTGAATTAGTGCTATTATCTTCATAACACCAATAGATTGTTCAATAATCGCTGGATCATCTGTATATAGGGCTGTAAGTTTTGGACCAAAGAAGTAAAATATCAATCCAAAAAAAATGGAAGATATTAGAGCTAATCTATTAGTTTCTTTAATAAATCTATCGGCTTTGTCCGTTCTTTCTTGGCCAAGGGAATTACCTACTAAAGTAGATGCAGCTATACCAAAAGCTTGACCAGGTGCAAAAGAAAGGCTTATGATATTTGAAGCAATTTGATGAGTAGCATATACTACAGTTCCAAGGCCAGATACTATTCTTATAAACAATATAACCCCTACTCTAAATCCCACTTGTTCCAAAGCCGCTGGTCCCCCTACTTTAATAAGGTTTTGTATAATAGGTTTATTAAACTTAAACCCTTTAGAAATATCTAATCTAACTATATGAGATTTATTTAATAATATTATGAATAATACAATAGATGCTATTACATGGGACAGTGAAGTAGATATTCCTGCACCAGTAACTCCAAGGGCTGGTAGTCCAAACTTACCAAAAATTAAGACATAGTTGCCAATTACATTTAATAAGTTAATACATATATTTATTAGCATTGGAGTTCTAGTATCACCTGCACCTCTCATAGATGCGAATATAGAGAGATTAAAGGATTGAAAGATAAAACCTAATATAATAATTCTAAAATAATTAAGTCCTATATTAATAGTATCTTGCTTTGCGCCAATAAACCCCATTATACGTTCGGGGATTAATTGATTAATTGCTACA contains:
- a CDS encoding MATE family efflux transporter, which codes for MNINDNSSYYRNKTIRLTIPVFFELLISSLFGMVDMMMVGNSGPINITTPSIAAVGITNQVMFIGIAMAQAMSAGGTAMISRYCGANKEERVPNVVKHLIVLMIIVLIIPFVAINQLIPERIMGFIGAKQDTINIGLNYFRIIILGFIFQSFNLSIFASMRGAGDTRTPMLINICINLLNVIGNYVLIFGKFGLPALGVTGAGISTSLSHVIASIVLFIILLNKSHIVRLDISKGFKFNKPIIQNLIKVGGPAALEQVGFRVGVILFIRIVSGLGTVVYATHQIASNIISLSFAPGQAFGIAASTLVGNSLGQERTDKADRFIKETNRLALISSIFFGLIFYFFGPKLTALYTDDPAIIEQSIGVMKIIALIQPFQASAFAISGGLRGAGDTVSTLIVTMTGVVVIRLVVAYILINIVGMGLIGAWIAMLFDQITRWVGIVVRYRTDKWKYIKLQ